A window of the Serinus canaria isolate serCan28SL12 chromosome 27, serCan2020, whole genome shotgun sequence genome harbors these coding sequences:
- the MAP3K14 gene encoding mitogen-activated protein kinase kinase kinase 14 isoform X1 — MAVMGIACQGAPDPAVKHKKELTAAEGLKETVSEKQSSVCKVEDSKKDIFHSQWKILNDVITRGTAKEETEGGCASISIIAQAECENSQEFSPTLSERSFIAHSKRYSSRSDSLDHIPNNVAHATEGRMAPTWRGRHRGRARKKRHKKRSKLKGQPVAAGRRSPRTPEQESCTPIPVQEDESHQSTLYRNSFWVPEFNKDLGYDPLSFEKPAHAPLSMGKLHSPRSQYKTELHKLISPIQCLNHVWKQRDTVPQPETLHPFPYNILPPNFPHMDNPLHAMKQNALDTYFHGDLNYQDSHLSGLNLEYNFTKCINQSVQSSSDKLSVEEYLVDALKGSVSFGEPQNLASLAKTWRGGGLELKEQFHEASENEGVLLNEKLKPVDYEYREEVHWTKCHGSLGIGSFGEVYKIEDKQTGFQCAAKKVQVEHFRAEELTTCAAVTSPSVVPLYGAVKEGPWVTIFMKLMEGGSLGQLIKQSGCLPEDRALSYLGQVLEGLEYLHAQNILHGDVKAENVLLSADGSRALLCDFGHSAHLHPDGLGKCLVTGNYVPGTETHMAPEVVMGKRCDSKVDVWSSCCMMLHMLNGCHPWTQYYNHPLCLKIAKEPPPLREIPPSCNPLTAEIIKLGLEKEPLQRASASELKTKTSVALEEVGGVRSPWKGEYREPRHLSLNKENSAQTSLSPTVSPVSEIGSDPKLSVKVSCGSPVLPPPSLEQTEELEGPHWNEGKELPGTCDPLPLSSTPLPLKSCSHMERATTISEQELQQLEIELFLNSLSQPYSLEEQEQMLSCLSIDSPFVSDASEKNSMKASHSLRDTMSSGIHSWNSQAEGQSCSWNNLLSRSRHTDTPSCFNGVKIQIQLLSGENLHIRDFHRTKVGDIATGISSQIPVPAFSLVTKEGQPVHYNMEVPDSGIELQCTLAPDCSVSWAWRVKHGQLENRP, encoded by the exons ATGGCCGTGATGGGAATTGCATGCCAGGGAGCTCCTGACCCAGCCGTCAAGCACAAAAAGGAGCTCACGGCCGCCGAGGGGCTGAAGGAGACAGTGagtgaaaagcagagcagtgtttgCAAAGTAGAAGATTCAAAGAAGGACATCTTTCATAGTCAGTGGAAAATCCTGAATGATGTAATCACCAGAGGAAcagcaaaagaagaaacagaaggagGCTGTGCATCAATTTCTATTATTGCCCAAGCAGAAT gtGAAAACAGTCAGGAGTTCAGCCCCACTTTGTCAGAGAGATCCTTTATTGCCCACAGTAAACGTTACAG cagccGCTCGGACAGCCTCGATCACATCCCCAACAATGTGGCCCACGCCACGGAGGGCAGGATGGCACCCACCTGGAGAGGGAGGCACCGGGGCAGGGCCAGGAAGAAAAGGCACAAGAAAAGATCCAAGCTAAAAGGACaacctgtggctgctggcaggagaagtCCAAGAACTCCAGAACAGGAGAGCTGCACCCCAATTCCTGTCCAG gaGGATGAATCCCACCAAAGTACTCTTTACAGAAACAGTTTTTGGGTTCCTGAATTTAACAAGGACTTGGGCTATGATCCACTGTCTTTTGAGAAGCCTGCCCATGCCCCTTTGTCCATGGGCAAACTCCATTCCCCAAGGAGCCAGTACAAAACTGAACTGCACAAGCTGATCAGCCCTATTCAGTGCCTTAATCATGTTTGGAAACAGAGGGACACTGTTCCCCAGCCTGAGACTCTCCATCCTTTTCCCTACAACATCCTTCCCCCCAACTTCCCACATATGGACAATCCTCTCCATGCCATGAAGCAGAATGCTCTGGACACATACTTCCATGGGGACCTCAACTATCAGGACAGTCACTTATCTGGCCTAAACTTAGAATATAATTTCACCAAATGCATCAACCAGTCCGTGCAAAGCAGTTCAGATAAGCTTTCTGTGGAAGAATATTTGGTAGATGCCTTGAAGGGGAGCGTGAGTTTTGGTGAACCACAAAATTTAGCCAGCCTGGCCAAGACGTGGAGAGGAGgtgggctggagctgaaggaACAATTCCATGAAGCAAGTGAAAATGAAGGCGTGCTGCTGAACGAG AAGCTGAAGCCGGTGGATTACGAGTACCGAGAAGAGGTTCACTGGACCAAGTGCCATGGTTCCTTGGGCATTGGCTCTTTTGGGGAGGTGTACAAGATAGAGGACAAGCAGACAGGATTCCAGTGTGCTGCCAAGAAG GTGCAGGTGGAACACTTCCGTGCCGAGGAGCTGACGACGTGCGCGGCCGTGACGAGCCCCAGCGTGGTGCCCCTGTACGGCGCCGTCAAGGAGGGTCCCTGGGTCACCATCTTCATGAAGCTCatggagg GTGGCTCATTAGGGCAGCTCATTAAACAGAGTGGCTGCCTGCCAGAGGACAGAGCCCTCAGCTACCTGGGCCAGGTACTGGAGGGTCTGGAGTATCTTCATGCTCAAAACATTCTCCATGGAGATGTCAAAG CTGAGAACGTGCTGCTGTCGGCCGATGGGAGCAGGGCCCTCCTGTGTGACTTTGGCCACTCTGCTCACCTGCACCCAGATGGGCTGGGAAAGTGCTTGGTCACAG GGAACTACGTGCCTGGCACAGAGACCCACATGGCCCCCGAGGTGGTGATGGGGAAGCGCTGTGACTCCAAGGTGGACgtgtggagcagctgctgcatgaTGCTGCACATGCTCAATGGCTGCCACCCCTGGACCCAGTACTACAACCACCCTCTCTGCCTGAAG ATCGCTAAAGAGCCGCCTCCTCTGAGGGAAATTCCACCTTCCTGCAACCCTCTCACTGCTGAGATTATTAAActggggctggagaaggagccTCTGCAGAGGGCATCTGCATCAGAGCTCAAAACTAAGACCAGCGTGGCACTCGAAGAAG tggGAGGTGTGAGAAGCCCCTGGAAAGGTGAATACAGAGAGCCCAGACATTTATCTTTgaacaaagaaaacagtgcCCAGACATCCCTGTCCCCCACAGTGAGCCCAGTTTCTGAGATTGGTTCTGACCCAAAATTGTCAGTCAAAGTTTCCTGTGGCAGCCCAGTCCTAccacctccatccctggagcAAACAGAGGAGCTTGAGGGACCCCACTGGAATGAGGGCAAGGAGTTACCTGGGACCTGTGATCCCCTACCTCTCTCCTCAACTCCTCTGCccctgaagagctgcagccacatgGAAAGAGCCACAACCATTTCAGAGCAAGAacttcagcagctggaaattg aACTGTTCCTGaacagcctttcccagccttaCTCTCTGGAAGAGCAAGAGCAAATGCTTTCATGCCTCAGCATTGACAGCCCCTTTGTGTCAGATGCCAGTGAGAAG AACTCCATGAAGGCTTCTCACAGCTTGAGGGACACCATGAGCTCTGGGATCCATTCCTGGAACAgccaggcagaggggcagagctgcagctggaacaaCCTGCTGAGCCGCAGCCGGCACACGGACACCCCCAGCTGCTTCAACG GAGTGAAAATCCAGATCCAGTTGCTAAGTGGAGAAAATTTGCACATCAGGGATTTCCACAGGACAAAGGTGGGAGACATTGCCACGGGGATAAGCAGCCAG ATCCCCGTGCCTGCCTTCAGCCTGGTGACCAAGGAGGGGCAGCCTGTGCACTACAACATGGAGGTGCCTGACTCTGGCATCGAGCTGCAGTGCACCCTGGCCCCCGACTGCAGCGTCAGCTGGGCCTGGCGTGTCAAGCATGGCCAGCTGGAGAACAGGCCCTGA
- the MAP3K14 gene encoding mitogen-activated protein kinase kinase kinase 14 isoform X2 — protein sequence MAVMGIACQGAPDPAVKHKKELTAAEGLKETVSEKQSSVCKVEDSKKDIFHSQWKILNDVITRGTAKEETEGGCASISIIAQAECENSQEFSPTLSERSFIAHSKRYSRSDSLDHIPNNVAHATEGRMAPTWRGRHRGRARKKRHKKRSKLKGQPVAAGRRSPRTPEQESCTPIPVQEDESHQSTLYRNSFWVPEFNKDLGYDPLSFEKPAHAPLSMGKLHSPRSQYKTELHKLISPIQCLNHVWKQRDTVPQPETLHPFPYNILPPNFPHMDNPLHAMKQNALDTYFHGDLNYQDSHLSGLNLEYNFTKCINQSVQSSSDKLSVEEYLVDALKGSVSFGEPQNLASLAKTWRGGGLELKEQFHEASENEGVLLNEKLKPVDYEYREEVHWTKCHGSLGIGSFGEVYKIEDKQTGFQCAAKKVQVEHFRAEELTTCAAVTSPSVVPLYGAVKEGPWVTIFMKLMEGGSLGQLIKQSGCLPEDRALSYLGQVLEGLEYLHAQNILHGDVKAENVLLSADGSRALLCDFGHSAHLHPDGLGKCLVTGNYVPGTETHMAPEVVMGKRCDSKVDVWSSCCMMLHMLNGCHPWTQYYNHPLCLKIAKEPPPLREIPPSCNPLTAEIIKLGLEKEPLQRASASELKTKTSVALEEVGGVRSPWKGEYREPRHLSLNKENSAQTSLSPTVSPVSEIGSDPKLSVKVSCGSPVLPPPSLEQTEELEGPHWNEGKELPGTCDPLPLSSTPLPLKSCSHMERATTISEQELQQLEIELFLNSLSQPYSLEEQEQMLSCLSIDSPFVSDASEKNSMKASHSLRDTMSSGIHSWNSQAEGQSCSWNNLLSRSRHTDTPSCFNGVKIQIQLLSGENLHIRDFHRTKVGDIATGISSQIPVPAFSLVTKEGQPVHYNMEVPDSGIELQCTLAPDCSVSWAWRVKHGQLENRP from the exons ATGGCCGTGATGGGAATTGCATGCCAGGGAGCTCCTGACCCAGCCGTCAAGCACAAAAAGGAGCTCACGGCCGCCGAGGGGCTGAAGGAGACAGTGagtgaaaagcagagcagtgtttgCAAAGTAGAAGATTCAAAGAAGGACATCTTTCATAGTCAGTGGAAAATCCTGAATGATGTAATCACCAGAGGAAcagcaaaagaagaaacagaaggagGCTGTGCATCAATTTCTATTATTGCCCAAGCAGAAT gtGAAAACAGTCAGGAGTTCAGCCCCACTTTGTCAGAGAGATCCTTTATTGCCCACAGTAAACGTTACAG ccGCTCGGACAGCCTCGATCACATCCCCAACAATGTGGCCCACGCCACGGAGGGCAGGATGGCACCCACCTGGAGAGGGAGGCACCGGGGCAGGGCCAGGAAGAAAAGGCACAAGAAAAGATCCAAGCTAAAAGGACaacctgtggctgctggcaggagaagtCCAAGAACTCCAGAACAGGAGAGCTGCACCCCAATTCCTGTCCAG gaGGATGAATCCCACCAAAGTACTCTTTACAGAAACAGTTTTTGGGTTCCTGAATTTAACAAGGACTTGGGCTATGATCCACTGTCTTTTGAGAAGCCTGCCCATGCCCCTTTGTCCATGGGCAAACTCCATTCCCCAAGGAGCCAGTACAAAACTGAACTGCACAAGCTGATCAGCCCTATTCAGTGCCTTAATCATGTTTGGAAACAGAGGGACACTGTTCCCCAGCCTGAGACTCTCCATCCTTTTCCCTACAACATCCTTCCCCCCAACTTCCCACATATGGACAATCCTCTCCATGCCATGAAGCAGAATGCTCTGGACACATACTTCCATGGGGACCTCAACTATCAGGACAGTCACTTATCTGGCCTAAACTTAGAATATAATTTCACCAAATGCATCAACCAGTCCGTGCAAAGCAGTTCAGATAAGCTTTCTGTGGAAGAATATTTGGTAGATGCCTTGAAGGGGAGCGTGAGTTTTGGTGAACCACAAAATTTAGCCAGCCTGGCCAAGACGTGGAGAGGAGgtgggctggagctgaaggaACAATTCCATGAAGCAAGTGAAAATGAAGGCGTGCTGCTGAACGAG AAGCTGAAGCCGGTGGATTACGAGTACCGAGAAGAGGTTCACTGGACCAAGTGCCATGGTTCCTTGGGCATTGGCTCTTTTGGGGAGGTGTACAAGATAGAGGACAAGCAGACAGGATTCCAGTGTGCTGCCAAGAAG GTGCAGGTGGAACACTTCCGTGCCGAGGAGCTGACGACGTGCGCGGCCGTGACGAGCCCCAGCGTGGTGCCCCTGTACGGCGCCGTCAAGGAGGGTCCCTGGGTCACCATCTTCATGAAGCTCatggagg GTGGCTCATTAGGGCAGCTCATTAAACAGAGTGGCTGCCTGCCAGAGGACAGAGCCCTCAGCTACCTGGGCCAGGTACTGGAGGGTCTGGAGTATCTTCATGCTCAAAACATTCTCCATGGAGATGTCAAAG CTGAGAACGTGCTGCTGTCGGCCGATGGGAGCAGGGCCCTCCTGTGTGACTTTGGCCACTCTGCTCACCTGCACCCAGATGGGCTGGGAAAGTGCTTGGTCACAG GGAACTACGTGCCTGGCACAGAGACCCACATGGCCCCCGAGGTGGTGATGGGGAAGCGCTGTGACTCCAAGGTGGACgtgtggagcagctgctgcatgaTGCTGCACATGCTCAATGGCTGCCACCCCTGGACCCAGTACTACAACCACCCTCTCTGCCTGAAG ATCGCTAAAGAGCCGCCTCCTCTGAGGGAAATTCCACCTTCCTGCAACCCTCTCACTGCTGAGATTATTAAActggggctggagaaggagccTCTGCAGAGGGCATCTGCATCAGAGCTCAAAACTAAGACCAGCGTGGCACTCGAAGAAG tggGAGGTGTGAGAAGCCCCTGGAAAGGTGAATACAGAGAGCCCAGACATTTATCTTTgaacaaagaaaacagtgcCCAGACATCCCTGTCCCCCACAGTGAGCCCAGTTTCTGAGATTGGTTCTGACCCAAAATTGTCAGTCAAAGTTTCCTGTGGCAGCCCAGTCCTAccacctccatccctggagcAAACAGAGGAGCTTGAGGGACCCCACTGGAATGAGGGCAAGGAGTTACCTGGGACCTGTGATCCCCTACCTCTCTCCTCAACTCCTCTGCccctgaagagctgcagccacatgGAAAGAGCCACAACCATTTCAGAGCAAGAacttcagcagctggaaattg aACTGTTCCTGaacagcctttcccagccttaCTCTCTGGAAGAGCAAGAGCAAATGCTTTCATGCCTCAGCATTGACAGCCCCTTTGTGTCAGATGCCAGTGAGAAG AACTCCATGAAGGCTTCTCACAGCTTGAGGGACACCATGAGCTCTGGGATCCATTCCTGGAACAgccaggcagaggggcagagctgcagctggaacaaCCTGCTGAGCCGCAGCCGGCACACGGACACCCCCAGCTGCTTCAACG GAGTGAAAATCCAGATCCAGTTGCTAAGTGGAGAAAATTTGCACATCAGGGATTTCCACAGGACAAAGGTGGGAGACATTGCCACGGGGATAAGCAGCCAG ATCCCCGTGCCTGCCTTCAGCCTGGTGACCAAGGAGGGGCAGCCTGTGCACTACAACATGGAGGTGCCTGACTCTGGCATCGAGCTGCAGTGCACCCTGGCCCCCGACTGCAGCGTCAGCTGGGCCTGGCGTGTCAAGCATGGCCAGCTGGAGAACAGGCCCTGA